Proteins from a genomic interval of Pseudomonas asplenii:
- a CDS encoding MltF family protein, which produces MKRASLLLLLCLSLLPLPAVARLAGPQEVGQAGKVRDLAEIRSSRVLRVLVNQSRNSSGEIQGEAIGVEYHRLRAFELYLNGHARDNQEITLKLIPKAKDQLLGALQRGEGDLVAPGELLEAQPGHAVSASEPIGNPVPLLLVGLKGEKRVTRVEQLSGRTLTLSTGSAAIDVLNQINQKLALHKLPPVKVEWVDPSLAVEDVLEMVQGGIFHLTIVEQPIAERWAKVMPKLRFDRQILVGEPGQMHWFVRRDASMLLASIDRFFKTYKSPSDQDVAFLRIYRRLYQVHYPLARSDRQKLEKLRPVLQRHAQAQGIDWLNLAALAFKESALDPNARGASGATGLLQITPAAAQRVGVGNIQNVDNNVQAGAKYLAMIRRKFFSSPKLNERERMAFVLAAYNMGPERVQGMRTEARRRGLNPNQWFFQVERVAMEQVGMAPVNYVNSVNKYYLAFDRERGSLEGASLERNGRKVASRK; this is translated from the coding sequence ATGAAGCGAGCCTCGCTGTTGCTCCTGCTGTGCCTGTCCCTGCTGCCGCTGCCGGCGGTTGCGCGCCTGGCCGGCCCCCAGGAAGTCGGTCAGGCGGGGAAGGTCCGCGACCTGGCGGAAATCCGCAGCAGCCGCGTCCTGCGGGTGCTGGTCAACCAGAGTCGCAACAGCTCGGGAGAAATCCAGGGCGAGGCGATCGGTGTCGAGTATCACCGCCTGCGGGCTTTCGAGCTGTACCTGAACGGACATGCCCGGGACAACCAGGAAATCACCCTCAAGCTCATTCCCAAGGCCAAGGACCAGTTGCTGGGGGCGCTGCAGCGTGGTGAGGGCGACCTGGTCGCGCCGGGCGAACTGCTTGAGGCGCAACCGGGGCATGCGGTCAGTGCCAGTGAGCCGATCGGCAACCCGGTGCCGCTGCTGCTGGTGGGGCTCAAGGGCGAAAAGCGCGTTACCCGTGTGGAACAGCTTTCCGGGCGGACGCTGACCCTGAGCACCGGCAGCGCCGCCATCGATGTGCTGAACCAGATCAACCAGAAACTGGCGTTGCACAAGCTGCCACCGGTGAAGGTCGAATGGGTCGACCCGAGCCTGGCGGTAGAGGATGTGCTGGAGATGGTCCAGGGTGGGATCTTCCACCTGACCATCGTCGAACAGCCGATTGCCGAGCGCTGGGCCAAGGTCATGCCCAAGCTGCGTTTCGACCGGCAGATACTGGTCGGCGAGCCGGGACAGATGCATTGGTTCGTGCGGCGTGATGCCTCGATGCTGCTGGCCAGCATCGATCGTTTTTTCAAGACCTACAAATCGCCATCCGACCAGGATGTGGCGTTCCTGCGTATCTATCGACGGCTGTACCAGGTGCATTATCCATTGGCCCGCAGCGATCGGCAGAAGTTGGAGAAGCTGCGGCCGGTTCTGCAACGTCATGCCCAGGCCCAGGGCATCGACTGGTTGAACCTGGCAGCGCTGGCGTTCAAGGAGTCGGCGCTGGACCCCAACGCCCGTGGGGCGAGCGGTGCCACCGGATTGCTGCAGATCACCCCAGCGGCGGCGCAGCGGGTCGGCGTCGGTAATATCCAGAATGTCGATAACAATGTGCAGGCCGGGGCCAAGTACCTGGCGATGATCCGTCGCAAATTCTTCTCCAGCCCCAAGCTCAACGAGCGCGAACGCATGGCCTTTGTCCTGGCGGCCTACAACATGGGGCCCGAACGGGTTCAGGGCATGCGCACCGAGGCGCGGCGGCGCGGCTTGAATCCCAACCAGTGGTTCTTCCAGGTCGAGCGGGTCGCGATGGAGCAAGTGGGAATGGCTCCGGTCAACTATGTTAATAGCGTGAACAAGTATTACCTGGCGTTCGATCGCGAGCGTGGCTCGCTGGAAGGGGCTTCCCTGGAGCGAAATGGACGAAAGGTTGCTTCACGAAAATGA
- the oxdA gene encoding aliphatic aldoxime dehydratase codes for MESAIDKHLKCPRTLSRRVPDEYQPPFPMWVARADEQLVQVVMAYLGVQYRGDAQREAALQAMRHIVGSFSLADGPQTHDLTHHTDNSGFDNLIVVGYWKDPAAYCRWLCSPQVNDWWSSPERLGEGLGYFREITAPRAEQFETLYAFQENLPGVGAVMDTISGEIEEHGYWGSMRDRFPISQTDWMQPTNELQVAVGDPTQGGRVVVLGHDNLTLIRSGQDWADAEADERSLYLDEILPTLQDGMDFLRDNGGPLGCYSNRFVRNIDMDGNFLDLSYNIGHWRSVEKLERWAESHPTHLRIFVTFFRVAAGLKKLRLYHEVSVSDAKSQIFEYINCHSQTGMLRDALPPTA; via the coding sequence ATGGAATCTGCAATCGACAAACATCTCAAATGCCCACGCACCCTGTCCCGTCGGGTACCCGACGAGTACCAGCCGCCGTTTCCGATGTGGGTGGCACGGGCTGATGAGCAGTTGGTACAGGTGGTGATGGCTTACCTGGGCGTGCAATATCGCGGCGATGCTCAGCGCGAGGCCGCCTTGCAGGCGATGCGTCACATCGTCGGCAGTTTCAGCCTGGCCGATGGCCCGCAGACCCATGACTTGACCCACCACACCGACAACAGCGGCTTTGATAATCTGATTGTGGTCGGATACTGGAAAGACCCTGCAGCCTACTGCCGCTGGTTGTGTTCACCCCAGGTGAATGACTGGTGGAGCTCGCCGGAGCGGCTGGGTGAGGGCCTTGGCTACTTCCGCGAAATCACCGCCCCGCGCGCCGAGCAGTTCGAGACCTTGTATGCCTTCCAGGAAAACCTGCCCGGTGTCGGCGCCGTCATGGATACGATCAGTGGCGAGATCGAAGAGCACGGTTACTGGGGCTCGATGCGCGACCGCTTCCCGATCTCCCAGACAGACTGGATGCAACCCACGAATGAGCTGCAAGTGGCCGTGGGTGACCCGACCCAGGGTGGCCGGGTCGTGGTTCTGGGCCATGACAATCTCACGCTGATTCGCTCAGGTCAGGACTGGGCGGATGCCGAAGCGGACGAGCGCTCGCTGTACCTCGACGAAATTCTGCCGACCTTGCAGGACGGCATGGATTTCCTGCGTGACAACGGCGGCCCCCTAGGCTGCTACAGCAACAGGTTCGTACGGAATATCGATATGGATGGCAACTTTCTCGATCTGAGCTACAACATCGGTCACTGGCGCTCAGTCGAAAAACTCGAGCGCTGGGCAGAGTCGCACCCTACCCATCTGCGTATTTTCGTCACGTTCTTTCGCGTGGCCGCAGGTTTGAAAAAGTTGCGGCTGTACCACGAAGTGTCCGTCTCGGACGCCAAGAGCCAGATATTCGAGTACATCAACTGTCACTCGCAGACCGGCATGTTGCGCGACGCACTGCCGCCAACAGCCTGA
- the nthA gene encoding nitrile hydratase subunit alpha encodes MTQHAGTPSTPGERANALLQVLKQKDLIPEGYIEHLTQLMAHQWSPDNGARVVAKAWVDPQFRELLLRDGTAACAQFGYTGPQGEYIVALEDTPTLKNVIVCSLCSCTNWPVLGLPPEWYKGFEFRARLVREGRTVLRELGTQLPDEVTVKVWDTSAESRYLVLPMRPVGSDSMDEEALRKLITKDVLIGVALPRVA; translated from the coding sequence ATGACCCAACATGCAGGCACCCCATCAACCCCGGGAGAGCGAGCCAATGCGTTATTGCAAGTGCTCAAGCAAAAGGACCTGATCCCCGAGGGTTACATCGAACACCTGACCCAACTGATGGCACACCAATGGAGCCCGGACAATGGTGCTCGGGTTGTGGCCAAGGCCTGGGTGGACCCGCAATTTCGTGAACTGCTGCTCAGGGACGGTACCGCCGCGTGCGCCCAGTTTGGCTATACCGGCCCTCAGGGCGAATACATCGTTGCCCTGGAAGATACGCCCACGCTGAAAAACGTGATTGTGTGCAGCCTTTGCTCCTGTACCAATTGGCCCGTCCTCGGCTTGCCACCGGAGTGGTACAAGGGCTTCGAATTCCGTGCCCGCCTGGTTCGCGAAGGGCGCACCGTCCTGCGGGAACTGGGCACGCAATTGCCGGACGAGGTCACCGTCAAGGTGTGGGATACCAGTGCTGAAAGTCGCTACCTGGTGTTGCCGATGCGTCCTGTGGGCAGCGACTCCATGGATGAAGAGGCACTTCGAAAACTGATCACCAAGGATGTCCTGATCGGCGTGGCGCTACCGCGCGTAGCGTAG
- a CDS encoding GTP-binding protein — translation MIDGAQAGRLPVTVLSGFLGAGKTTLLNHILRNREGLRVAVIVNDMSEVNIDVAEVQRDVSLHRGRDELIEMSNGCICCTLRADLLEQISALARQQRFDYLLIESTGISEPMPVAETFAFLDAEGFSLSELARLDTLVTVVDGSRFQALLESPDTVARDDAQEDAARRPLADLLLEQVEYANVILVNKRDLIDEPAYQAVHAILAGLNPSARIVPMTHGNVELSDILGTHLFDLPSLAASPGWMKKMEADDTPASESDTYGVTSWVYRERAPFHPQRLLDFLEQPWRNGRLLRSKGYFWLASRHLETGLLVQSGRQFQWGYVARWWNFIEQSQWPQDEYRLQSIMTKWNSIVGDCRQELVFIGQDLDIPALQRELDHCLLSVQEIAAGPSTWQTLPGATAFDTRAMAASPT, via the coding sequence ATGATTGACGGCGCCCAGGCGGGCCGACTGCCGGTGACCGTGCTTTCCGGCTTCCTTGGCGCCGGCAAGACCACCCTGCTCAACCATATCCTGCGCAATCGCGAAGGGCTGAGAGTGGCGGTCATCGTCAATGACATGAGCGAGGTCAACATCGATGTCGCAGAGGTGCAGCGCGACGTGTCACTGCACCGTGGCCGCGATGAATTGATCGAGATGAGCAATGGCTGTATCTGCTGCACGCTGCGCGCCGACCTGCTCGAACAGATCAGTGCCCTGGCCCGTCAGCAACGCTTCGATTACCTGCTCATCGAATCCACGGGAATCTCGGAGCCGATGCCGGTGGCGGAGACGTTCGCCTTCCTTGACGCCGAGGGCTTCAGCCTCAGCGAACTGGCGCGGCTCGATACCCTGGTGACGGTGGTCGATGGCAGCCGGTTTCAGGCGCTGCTGGAGTCACCGGACACCGTGGCCCGCGACGACGCACAGGAGGACGCAGCCAGACGCCCTCTGGCGGACCTTCTGCTCGAGCAGGTGGAGTACGCCAACGTCATTCTCGTCAACAAGCGCGACCTGATCGATGAGCCTGCTTACCAGGCCGTGCACGCGATCCTCGCCGGCCTCAACCCCAGCGCGCGAATCGTGCCGATGACTCACGGCAACGTTGAGTTATCCGACATCCTCGGTACCCACCTGTTTGATTTGCCCAGCCTTGCGGCATCGCCGGGCTGGATGAAGAAAATGGAGGCCGACGACACACCGGCCTCCGAGTCGGACACCTATGGCGTGACATCGTGGGTGTATCGCGAACGTGCTCCGTTTCACCCACAGCGCTTGCTCGATTTTCTCGAACAGCCCTGGCGCAACGGGCGTCTGCTGCGCAGCAAAGGTTACTTCTGGCTCGCCAGCCGGCACCTGGAAACCGGCCTGCTGGTGCAAAGCGGCAGGCAGTTCCAGTGGGGCTATGTCGCGCGCTGGTGGAACTTCATCGAACAGTCGCAGTGGCCGCAGGATGAATATCGGTTGCAGAGCATCATGACCAAGTGGAACAGCATTGTCGGCGATTGCCGGCAGGAGTTGGTCTTTATCGGCCAGGATCTCGATATCCCTGCGTTGCAGCGCGAACTCGACCACTGCCTGCTCAGTGTCCAGGAAATAGCCGCCGGCCCGTCGACCTGGCAAACCCTGCCGGGGGCGACAGCCTTTGACACCAGGGCCATGGCGGCCAGCCCGACGTAA
- the nthB gene encoding nitrile hydratase subunit beta, protein MDGFHDLGGFQGFGKVPHTINSLSYNPVFKQDWEHLAYSLMFIGVDHLKKFSVDEVRHAVERLDVRQHVGTQYYERYVIATATLLVETGVITQAELDQALGSHFKLANPAHATGRPAITGRAPFEVGDRVVVRDEYVAGHIRMPAYVRGKQGVVLHRTSEKWPFPDAIGHGDTSAAHQPTYHVEFRTQDLWGDAADEGFVVVDLFESYLDKAASQPAVNP, encoded by the coding sequence ATGGATGGTTTCCACGATCTCGGCGGTTTCCAAGGCTTTGGCAAAGTTCCCCATACCATCAACAGCCTGAGCTACAACCCCGTGTTCAAGCAGGACTGGGAGCACTTGGCCTACAGTTTGATGTTCATCGGCGTCGACCACCTGAAAAAATTCAGCGTGGACGAAGTACGTCATGCCGTCGAACGCCTGGATGTTCGCCAACATGTCGGTACCCAGTACTACGAACGCTATGTCATTGCGACCGCCACGCTGCTGGTCGAAACCGGCGTCATCACCCAGGCCGAGCTTGATCAGGCCCTGGGCTCCCACTTCAAGCTGGCGAACCCCGCGCATGCCACAGGTCGCCCGGCGATCACCGGTCGCGCGCCCTTTGAGGTCGGCGACCGGGTGGTCGTGCGGGACGAGTACGTGGCAGGACATATCCGCATGCCGGCCTATGTGCGCGGCAAGCAGGGCGTGGTGTTGCATCGCACCTCGGAAAAATGGCCATTCCCGGACGCGATTGGTCATGGAGATACGAGCGCGGCGCATCAGCCGACCTACCATGTCGAGTTCCGCACGCAAGATCTGTGGGGCGACGCGGCAGATGAGGGTTTTGTGGTGGTCGACCTGTTCGAAAGCTACCTGGACAAGGCCGCCAGCCAACCAGCGGTGAACCCATGA
- a CDS encoding amidase, whose translation MAIVRPTLEQLLDIANSLHMQLNSEQASEYLALMQSSFDAYDLIDELPDFIPPVRYERSSSYRPSAEHNPFNAWYFRTEVNGTREGKLAGKTVALKDNISLAGVPMMNGAKPLEGFVPSFDATVVSRLLDAGATILGKATCEHYCLSGGSHTSDPAPVHNPHRQGFSAGGSSSGSAVLVAAGEVDLAVGGDQGGSIRIPSAFCGTYGMKPTHGLVPYTGIMAIEATIDHAGPITANVRDNALMLEVMAGPDELDPRQAAPQVDNYSDYLERGVNGLRIGILKEGFELPNLDPRVASSVRNAIAQFARLGAQVEEVSVPEHKIAGSLWHPIGCEGLTMQMMHGNGAGFNWKGLYDVALLDKQVGWRDEADDLSASLKLCMFVGQYGLQRYNGRFYAKAQNLRRLASAGYDAALARYDLLVMPTVPILAQPHPEPGCSITDYVARALEMIGNASAQDITGHPAMSIPCGRVDCLPVGLMLVGKHYAEGTIYQAAAAFEASVDWKNL comes from the coding sequence ATGGCAATCGTTCGTCCCACCCTTGAGCAGCTACTGGACATTGCGAACAGCCTGCACATGCAGCTCAACAGCGAGCAAGCCAGTGAATACCTCGCCCTCATGCAGTCCAGCTTCGACGCCTATGACCTGATTGACGAACTGCCCGACTTCATCCCGCCTGTACGCTACGAACGCAGTTCCAGCTATCGTCCATCGGCTGAGCACAACCCGTTCAACGCCTGGTATTTCCGTACCGAAGTCAACGGCACCCGCGAAGGCAAACTGGCGGGTAAGACCGTTGCACTCAAGGACAATATCTCACTGGCCGGTGTGCCCATGATGAATGGTGCCAAGCCACTTGAAGGCTTCGTCCCGTCCTTCGATGCCACTGTCGTCAGCCGCTTGCTGGATGCCGGAGCAACCATCCTCGGCAAGGCGACATGCGAACACTACTGCCTGTCCGGCGGCAGTCACACCTCTGATCCGGCCCCGGTGCATAACCCCCACCGTCAGGGTTTTTCTGCCGGGGGTTCCTCTTCCGGCAGCGCGGTCCTGGTTGCCGCGGGCGAAGTCGATCTGGCGGTTGGCGGTGATCAGGGTGGGTCCATCCGGATTCCTTCGGCGTTCTGCGGCACCTACGGCATGAAGCCGACCCACGGCCTGGTGCCATACACCGGGATCATGGCCATCGAGGCGACGATCGACCATGCCGGCCCCATCACCGCCAATGTGCGGGACAACGCATTGATGCTGGAGGTGATGGCGGGCCCGGATGAACTCGATCCTCGCCAGGCCGCGCCCCAGGTCGACAACTACAGCGATTACCTGGAGCGTGGCGTTAACGGACTCAGGATCGGCATCTTGAAGGAAGGCTTTGAACTGCCCAACCTCGATCCCCGGGTAGCCTCATCGGTACGCAATGCAATCGCGCAGTTTGCGCGGCTCGGCGCACAGGTCGAGGAAGTCTCCGTTCCTGAGCACAAGATCGCCGGTTCGCTGTGGCATCCCATCGGTTGCGAAGGCCTGACCATGCAGATGATGCACGGCAACGGCGCCGGTTTTAACTGGAAGGGACTGTATGACGTCGCCTTGCTGGACAAACAAGTCGGCTGGCGTGATGAGGCGGACGATCTGTCCGCCTCTCTGAAGCTGTGCATGTTCGTCGGGCAATACGGCCTTCAGCGCTACAACGGCCGTTTCTACGCCAAGGCGCAAAACCTCAGGCGCCTGGCCAGTGCCGGTTATGACGCCGCATTGGCCCGCTACGACCTGCTGGTGATGCCTACCGTTCCGATACTTGCCCAGCCTCACCCGGAACCGGGTTGCTCGATCACCGACTACGTGGCTCGAGCACTGGAAATGATCGGCAATGCCTCGGCCCAGGACATCACCGGCCATCCGGCCATGTCAATTCCCTGTGGCCGGGTGGACTGTTTGCCGGTCGGGCTCATGCTGGTTGGCAAGCACTATGCCGAAGGCACGATTTACCAGGCCGCCGCGGCGTTCGAGGCGTCGGTTGACTGGAAAAACCTTTAG
- a CDS encoding AraC-like ligand-binding domain-containing protein → MNPSTQYSTLAVPAPRRFEYWKEVVCRHCLAADSKPLSQSSFDGALAVNTVGDLDLCSLSSPLHYWERSERHLRSGPAEDLWLGFARNGHGQIEQGARKASLAAGNLFLYDATQAFRFSLGGTENHLVRIPRALLCERLPRIAEYTAMVLDDRRPGVIPLREMLRQAASTPESLQDEHIAKRYSAALIDLLVISLELQDLNTTHQEMDLYGRIMKYIQRHLTEPDLSIEVIAQAHNVSTRTVTRAFARYQKTPVAEIWKERLNASREAIERGQVRSVSQAALDFGFSDFSHFSHAFRKAFGVAPNTLLHRN, encoded by the coding sequence ATGAACCCAAGCACTCAGTATTCGACCCTTGCCGTTCCTGCACCACGTCGCTTTGAGTATTGGAAAGAAGTGGTTTGCCGCCATTGCCTGGCGGCCGATAGCAAACCCTTGTCCCAAAGCAGTTTCGATGGTGCACTCGCCGTCAATACCGTCGGCGATCTGGACCTCTGTTCGTTGTCATCGCCACTGCATTACTGGGAACGTTCCGAGCGTCACCTGCGCAGCGGTCCGGCAGAAGACTTATGGTTGGGTTTCGCTCGAAATGGCCATGGCCAAATTGAGCAGGGCGCAAGAAAAGCCAGCCTGGCAGCCGGGAATCTGTTTCTTTATGACGCAACTCAGGCGTTTCGCTTCAGCCTGGGTGGTACCGAAAACCACTTGGTCCGTATTCCGCGGGCCTTGCTCTGCGAGCGGCTACCGCGTATCGCGGAATACACCGCGATGGTCCTCGACGACCGGCGCCCCGGCGTAATCCCCCTGCGCGAGATGCTGCGTCAGGCCGCAAGTACGCCGGAGTCGTTGCAGGATGAGCACATCGCCAAGCGTTATTCCGCGGCGTTGATCGACCTGCTGGTGATCAGCCTGGAACTCCAGGACCTCAACACGACCCACCAGGAGATGGATCTCTACGGCCGCATCATGAAGTACATCCAGCGGCATTTGACCGAGCCAGACCTGTCGATCGAGGTCATCGCCCAGGCCCACAATGTATCCACCCGAACCGTTACGCGGGCGTTCGCGCGCTACCAGAAAACCCCCGTTGCAGAGATCTGGAAAGAACGCCTGAATGCCAGCCGTGAGGCGATCGAACGCGGTCAGGTCCGCAGCGTGTCCCAGGCCGCGCTGGACTTCGGCTTTTCTGACTTCTCCCACTTCAGTCATGCGTTTCGCAAGGCATTCGGCGTCGCGCCCAACACACTGCTACACCGAAATTGA
- a CDS encoding transporter: MNKIRLLTLSTLLPALHANAGEVAPGDYEQYPVGATIGAIYYQHATTDSAYSNGHKTSSDFKLTSDVGILRLLHVYALSDTVTIDPQFLLPFGHVSSTGDASALGSTRGVGDLILTAPVKWRLNEARDTLSIAPYLYVPSGTYDKDDALNIGENRWKFELQSAYVKHFTEKWAMDLVGGATWYGDNTDYGANADRLKQDVSYAAQIMGRYMPDATTAFGIGFGRTWGGETNVEHVNQDNELGTTNFRLTATKFVTPKDQIQLQLGKDLSVDNGPKEDLRINLRYARVF, translated from the coding sequence ATGAACAAGATCCGCTTGCTGACACTTTCCACCCTGTTGCCCGCGCTTCACGCAAACGCCGGTGAGGTTGCCCCTGGCGATTATGAGCAATACCCGGTCGGCGCGACCATCGGGGCGATTTATTACCAGCACGCCACCACCGACTCGGCTTACAGCAACGGGCACAAGACCAGCTCCGACTTCAAGTTGACCTCAGACGTCGGCATCCTGCGTCTGCTGCATGTCTACGCGCTCAGTGATACGGTCACCATCGACCCGCAATTCCTTTTGCCTTTCGGCCACGTCTCCAGCACAGGTGACGCTTCTGCGCTGGGCAGCACGCGTGGCGTGGGCGACTTGATCCTGACCGCGCCGGTCAAGTGGCGGCTCAACGAAGCCCGCGACACCCTCAGTATCGCCCCCTATCTGTATGTCCCCAGTGGCACCTATGACAAGGACGACGCGCTCAATATCGGCGAGAACCGCTGGAAATTCGAACTGCAGAGCGCCTACGTCAAGCACTTCACGGAAAAATGGGCTATGGACCTGGTCGGCGGCGCCACATGGTATGGCGACAACACTGATTATGGTGCAAATGCCGACCGCCTGAAGCAGGACGTGTCCTACGCAGCACAGATCATGGGGCGCTACATGCCAGACGCCACCACGGCATTTGGCATTGGCTTCGGGCGTACCTGGGGAGGTGAGACGAACGTCGAGCACGTCAATCAGGATAACGAGTTGGGTACCACCAACTTCCGTCTGACGGCCACCAAATTCGTCACCCCCAAGGACCAGATCCAACTGCAATTGGGCAAGGACCTCTCGGTGGACAACGGCCCCAAGGAAGACTTGCGCATAAACCTGCGTTACGCCCGCGTTTTTTGA
- a CDS encoding DoxX family protein, with the protein MSTLIQRVLNTRAGYGLTALRILVGVIFAAHGAQKLFGLFGGYGLEGTAQWMESIGLAPGHLMALLAGGTEFFGGLALIIGLLARPAALGLSFTLVVAIFSVHIHNGLFMSNNGYEFALALLGGTLAVLIEGAGKASIDGAISR; encoded by the coding sequence ATGAGCACTCTGATCCAACGCGTTCTGAACACCCGTGCCGGCTACGGCCTGACTGCCCTGCGGATTCTGGTGGGGGTCATCTTCGCCGCCCACGGCGCCCAGAAACTCTTCGGTCTCTTCGGCGGCTACGGCCTTGAAGGCACCGCCCAATGGATGGAAAGCATCGGCCTGGCGCCGGGTCACCTGATGGCGCTGCTGGCTGGCGGTACCGAGTTCTTCGGCGGCCTGGCCCTGATCATCGGTCTGCTGGCGCGGCCTGCGGCGTTGGGTCTGAGCTTCACCCTGGTGGTGGCGATCTTCTCGGTGCACATCCACAACGGTCTGTTCATGAGTAACAACGGCTACGAATTCGCTCTGGCACTGCTGGGCGGTACCCTCGCAGTCCTGATCGAGGGTGCAGGCAAGGCTTCGATCGACGGTGCGATCAGTCGGTAA
- a CDS encoding TatD family hydrolase has protein sequence MQLIDIGVNLTNSAFSGKHREILDRAQAAGVCQLVLTGTSLEGSEQALELCRTLDESGLQLFATAGIHPHSASDWNADSAARLKDLLTQTNVCAVGECGLDFNRDFSPRPQQEKVLEEHLALAAQLQLPVFLHERDANSRMLEILRDYRDRLPAAVVHCFTGEQRALFSYLDLDLHIGITGWICDERRGTHLHPLVREIPRGRLMLESDAPYLLPRSLRPKPKSGRNEPAFLTEVLREVALHRGESEADLAAHSTACARAFFGLPSIA, from the coding sequence ATGCAACTCATCGATATCGGCGTCAACCTGACCAACTCGGCTTTTTCCGGAAAACACCGGGAAATACTGGACCGCGCCCAGGCCGCCGGGGTCTGCCAACTGGTACTGACCGGCACCAGTCTCGAGGGTAGCGAACAGGCTCTGGAGCTATGCCGGACGCTGGATGAAAGCGGTCTTCAGCTGTTCGCCACGGCCGGTATCCATCCGCATTCCGCCAGCGACTGGAATGCCGACAGCGCCGCTCGTCTGAAAGACCTGCTCACGCAAACGAATGTCTGCGCAGTCGGCGAATGCGGACTGGACTTCAACCGCGATTTCTCGCCGCGCCCACAACAGGAAAAAGTCCTCGAAGAACACCTGGCCCTGGCGGCGCAACTGCAGTTGCCGGTGTTCCTTCACGAGCGCGATGCCAATTCACGGATGCTGGAGATCCTGCGCGACTACCGTGACCGCCTGCCCGCCGCCGTGGTGCATTGTTTTACCGGCGAGCAACGGGCACTGTTCAGCTATCTGGACCTGGACCTGCATATCGGCATCACCGGCTGGATCTGCGACGAGCGCCGTGGCACTCACCTGCACCCACTGGTACGGGAGATTCCCCGGGGCCGCCTGATGCTGGAGAGCGATGCGCCCTACCTGTTGCCCCGCAGCCTGCGGCCCAAACCGAAGAGCGGTCGCAACGAACCGGCCTTCCTCACTGAAGTGCTGCGCGAGGTCGCCCTGCATCGCGGTGAAAGCGAAGCCGACCTGGCGGCCCACAGCACCGCCTGCGCCCGGGCATTCTTTGGTTTGCCATCGATTGCTTGA